From one Dyella sp. 2HG41-7 genomic stretch:
- a CDS encoding cupin domain-containing protein has product MKQPTALLKAADIEAMSPTRSVHTLNPNGVRLKKPVGDITGLTQLGALIVTLMPGHESSEYHRHHYEEECVYILSGHGEAVIDDQRYSIEAGDFLGFARNGPAHVVINTGNEPLVTLVVGQRLEHDVCDYPHKGVRLFIAGDKEVYTDL; this is encoded by the coding sequence GTGAAGCAGCCGACGGCCTTATTGAAAGCAGCTGATATCGAAGCCATGAGCCCCACGCGCTCCGTTCACACGCTGAATCCCAACGGCGTTCGACTTAAAAAGCCCGTCGGCGATATAACGGGCTTAACGCAGCTCGGCGCGCTGATCGTGACGTTGATGCCCGGTCACGAATCCTCCGAATATCATCGCCATCATTACGAAGAGGAATGCGTCTACATTCTCTCCGGGCATGGCGAAGCCGTGATCGACGATCAACGCTACAGCATCGAAGCGGGCGATTTTCTAGGCTTTGCGCGCAATGGGCCAGCGCATGTCGTTATCAATACAGGGAACGAGCCGCTCGTCACGCTCGTGGTCGGACAGCGGTTGGAACACGATGTCTGCGATTACCCGCATAAAGGCGTAAGACTTTTTATCGCGGGCGACAAAGAGGTTTATACAGACCTCTGA
- a CDS encoding VOC family protein: MRLILLVSAWFLCAGAAQASTSTPEPITRLDHILLWGRSIDQVTSIMSVKLGFQVRPGHDPAGVANRYIRFSDSSFMELLGVAQPNPTFDPGMQEDQQVLKGGPGSRSFGFRSSSLDAIHRSLQALHYAVTPFFSGPDSAKPGWRLFAFDRAPLSSNTFFIDYAANYAPDQFDPTKADDYRVTREHPNGARELSSIWLVSGDAEADRAQLEKMGFGHAVPVTLPEVGAKGFCVPVGPTALLALQPDGDGMAKQVMTSGGPRILGVSLGVVDLGRAQRWVERGYERRLVTYHGLFGESLLAPTQDDLGLSIEFHAMRKSGSPCSTVSK, encoded by the coding sequence ATGCGCTTGATCTTGTTGGTTTCGGCATGGTTTTTGTGTGCGGGTGCGGCGCAGGCTTCGACATCGACGCCAGAGCCCATCACGCGACTCGACCATATTTTGCTGTGGGGACGCAGCATCGATCAGGTGACGTCGATCATGTCGGTCAAGCTGGGCTTTCAGGTGCGACCCGGGCACGATCCTGCAGGCGTGGCGAATCGTTATATCCGGTTTTCGGATAGCAGCTTTATGGAACTGCTTGGCGTCGCGCAGCCCAACCCCACGTTCGATCCGGGCATGCAGGAAGACCAGCAAGTGTTGAAAGGCGGACCGGGTTCGCGCAGTTTCGGTTTTCGTTCCTCGTCGCTGGATGCCATTCATCGTTCGTTGCAAGCGCTGCACTATGCGGTGACGCCATTTTTCTCCGGTCCCGATAGCGCGAAACCGGGCTGGCGTTTGTTCGCGTTCGACCGTGCACCCTTATCGAGTAATACGTTCTTTATCGACTACGCAGCCAACTACGCACCCGACCAGTTCGATCCAACAAAGGCCGACGACTATCGCGTAACGCGCGAGCATCCCAACGGTGCGCGCGAACTCTCGTCGATATGGTTGGTATCCGGCGACGCCGAGGCGGATCGCGCGCAGCTGGAGAAGATGGGCTTCGGTCACGCGGTGCCGGTGACCTTACCTGAAGTCGGCGCGAAAGGATTTTGCGTACCGGTCGGCCCGACGGCGTTGTTGGCGCTTCAACCCGACGGTGACGGCATGGCGAAGCAAGTCATGACCAGCGGCGGTCCACGCATTCTTGGCGTGAGTCTCGGCGTGGTCGATCTTGGGCGAGCGCAACGCTGGGTCGAGCGTGGTTATGAGCGCAGGCTGGTGACCTATCACGGACTGTTTGGTGAATCGCTCCTTGCGCCCACGCAGGATGATCTCGGTCTTTCCATCGAATTTCATGCGATGCGGAAGAGCGGCTCGCCGTGTTCGACGGTGAGTAAATAG
- a CDS encoding GlxA family transcriptional regulator, producing the protein MRREIAIVVFPGFQLLDAAGPVAVFEMAERFRPGSYAIHVLAPGGGVVRSSSGVCLAAAPIEPRHVDTVIVSGGNLAQVEEGQVDIVSWLGDDAWRRAAGVCSGAFFLAQAGLLDGRRATTHWAAAERFQTLYPNVRLDADRMFVRDGNVWTSAGISAGIDLALALVEDDLGPGIARRTAQQLVVHQRRHGGQTQYSALVDQGGKTGRFVDLIGWMRERIAEPMTVERLAERAAMSPRHFSRAFVAEIGATPAKVVEGLRLEAARVAVETSHNHFDHIAASTGFGDATRMRRAFVRAFGMSPQSLRRSAGV; encoded by the coding sequence ATGCGACGCGAAATCGCCATCGTCGTTTTTCCGGGATTTCAGCTGCTGGATGCCGCCGGCCCGGTGGCCGTCTTCGAGATGGCGGAGCGTTTCCGGCCGGGTAGTTACGCGATTCACGTGCTGGCGCCGGGCGGCGGCGTGGTGCGCAGCTCATCGGGCGTGTGCCTGGCTGCCGCGCCGATTGAACCGCGACATGTCGATACGGTGATCGTGTCGGGCGGTAATCTGGCGCAGGTTGAAGAGGGCCAGGTCGATATCGTGTCCTGGCTCGGCGACGACGCGTGGCGGCGCGCGGCGGGCGTTTGTTCCGGCGCGTTTTTCTTAGCGCAGGCCGGGTTGCTCGATGGACGTCGCGCGACCACTCACTGGGCTGCGGCCGAGCGTTTCCAAACGCTTTATCCGAACGTGCGGCTCGATGCCGACCGGATGTTCGTCCGCGATGGCAACGTCTGGACGTCGGCGGGCATTTCCGCCGGCATCGATCTTGCGCTGGCGCTGGTCGAAGACGATCTGGGTCCCGGCATCGCACGACGCACGGCGCAGCAGCTGGTCGTGCATCAGCGACGACACGGTGGACAGACGCAATACTCCGCACTCGTCGATCAGGGCGGCAAGACCGGTCGCTTCGTCGACTTGATCGGCTGGATGCGCGAACGCATCGCCGAACCGATGACGGTGGAGCGATTGGCCGAACGCGCCGCGATGAGCCCGCGTCATTTTTCGCGCGCGTTTGTGGCGGAAATCGGTGCGACACCCGCGAAGGTCGTGGAAGGCTTGCGATTGGAGGCTGCGCGCGTTGCGGTCGAGACAAGCCATAACCACTTCGATCATATTGCGGCTTCGACAGGTTTCGGCGATGCGACCCGTATGCGTCGCGCGTTTGTGCGCGCCTTTGGCATGTCGCCGCAATCGCTGCGTCGAAGCGCAGGCGTTTGA
- a CDS encoding ABC transporter ATP-binding protein: protein MNEQTTPTPHAISVRGVNKTYKGGFQALKSIDLDIKHDEIFALLGPNGAGKTTLISIICGIVTPTGGTVTADGYDVLRDYRITRSKIGLVPQELSTDAFETVWASVRFSRGLYGRPRNDKHIEKVLRDLSLWEKKDSKIMTLSGGMKRRVLIAKALAHEPSILFLDEPTAGVDVELRHDMWNMVRGLRETGVTVILTTHYIEEAEEMADRVGVITRGELILVEEKRALMRKLGKKQLMIMLQSPMQAIPDALNAYALELSGDGSTLTYTFDAQSEDTGITVLLRKLDELGVGFKDLHTLESSLEDIFVSLVRGAP from the coding sequence ATGAACGAGCAGACCACTCCGACACCGCACGCCATTTCCGTTCGTGGCGTCAACAAGACCTACAAGGGCGGCTTCCAGGCATTGAAGTCGATCGATCTCGATATAAAGCACGACGAGATCTTCGCGCTGCTGGGCCCGAACGGTGCGGGCAAGACCACGTTGATCAGCATCATCTGCGGTATCGTCACGCCAACCGGCGGCACGGTCACCGCCGACGGCTACGACGTGTTGCGGGATTATCGAATCACGCGCTCGAAAATCGGTTTGGTGCCGCAGGAGCTGTCGACCGATGCGTTCGAAACGGTATGGGCGTCGGTCAGGTTCAGCCGCGGCTTGTACGGTCGTCCGCGCAACGACAAGCACATCGAAAAGGTGTTGCGCGATTTGTCGCTGTGGGAGAAGAAAGACTCGAAGATCATGACCTTGTCCGGCGGCATGAAACGTCGCGTGCTGATCGCCAAGGCGCTCGCTCACGAACCCAGCATCCTGTTTCTGGATGAGCCTACCGCCGGCGTAGATGTGGAGCTTCGCCACGACATGTGGAACATGGTGCGCGGCCTTCGCGAAACCGGCGTCACGGTGATTCTCACCACGCACTACATCGAAGAAGCGGAAGAAATGGCCGACCGCGTCGGCGTCATCACGCGCGGCGAATTGATCCTGGTGGAAGAGAAGCGCGCGTTGATGCGCAAGCTCGGCAAGAAGCAACTGATGATCATGCTTCAATCACCCATGCAAGCCATACCCGACGCGTTGAATGCGTACGCGCTGGAACTTTCCGGCGACGGTTCCACGTTGACGTACACCTTCGACGCCCAAAGCGAGGACACCGGTATTACGGTGCTATTGCGCAAGCTGGACGAGTTAGGCGTCGGCTTCAAGGACCTGCATACCTTGGAAAGTTCGCTCGAAGATATTTTCGTCAGTCTGGTACGGGGTGCACCATGA
- a CDS encoding ABC transporter permease, producing MNIPAIRAIYRFEMARTFRTLTQSIVSPVLSTSLYFIVFGTAIGSRMGHIGGTSYGAFIIPGLIMLSILNESISNASFGIYLPKWSGTIYELLSAPVSPLEAVLGYVGAASTKSVMLGLLILLTARFFVPYSVLHPVWMIVFLLLTAVTFCSFGFIIGLWADDFQKLQVIPLMIVTPLTFLGGAFYSIGMLPPFWQKVALFNPVVYLISGFRWSFYGQSDVNVVLSVSMTAAFLLLCALAIGWIFRTGYKLRS from the coding sequence ATGAATATTCCCGCGATTCGCGCCATTTATCGTTTCGAGATGGCCCGCACCTTCCGCACGCTGACGCAGAGCATCGTCTCGCCCGTATTGTCGACATCGTTGTATTTCATCGTATTCGGCACGGCGATCGGTTCGCGCATGGGGCATATCGGCGGCACGAGTTACGGCGCCTTTATCATTCCCGGCTTGATCATGCTGTCGATTCTCAACGAGAGCATCTCCAACGCGTCGTTCGGCATTTACCTGCCGAAGTGGTCCGGCACCATTTACGAGCTGCTTTCCGCGCCGGTGTCACCACTCGAAGCGGTGCTGGGTTATGTCGGCGCCGCGTCGACCAAATCGGTGATGCTTGGTCTTCTGATCTTGCTTACCGCGCGTTTCTTCGTGCCATACAGCGTCTTGCATCCCGTATGGATGATCGTCTTTTTGTTGCTGACTGCCGTCACCTTCTGTTCGTTCGGTTTCATCATCGGTTTGTGGGCCGACGACTTCCAGAAACTGCAGGTGATCCCGCTGATGATCGTGACGCCGCTGACGTTTCTCGGTGGTGCGTTCTATTCCATCGGCATGCTACCGCCGTTTTGGCAGAAGGTCGCGTTGTTCAACCCAGTGGTATATCTGATCAGCGGTTTTCGATGGAGTTTCTACGGTCAGTCCGATGTCAACGTCGTATTGAGCGTGAGCATGACGGCGGCGTTTCTGTTGCTTTGCGCCTTGGCCATTGGGTGGATATTCCGGACCGGCTACAAGCTGCGCTCGTAG
- a CDS encoding twin-arginine translocation signal domain-containing protein, which yields MTRRSFLKASAALTGALALGDWNLLAKAGPRSERPTLVVWWLNGGPAGLFNSADAFLANGAFGVTRDNVRGLGNGLYVDAGSLGALPAVARSHMASVHFRHGLYSHNDSRVAVLQSGSRSQLLRCAAAMPHSAIPCAVVNNLGFPVGVSANPPVEQGIGVERIGKLDDARRTLSIAQFNDIREAYGAFGANRAIDDQRSTFAAVEALVHEGASVIYAQPAYTGRQDRQFDTHRDDIGKIAREIMAPITPMLATFLSRVMAIPGRNVVTLLTGEFSRTLPGADHAKGGTATVIGKYVRTGAVGRQQADGSPPADAPPPEALWAFVASALRLGEAAPFGINPHPGLLV from the coding sequence ATGACACGACGCAGCTTTCTCAAAGCGAGTGCTGCCTTGACCGGCGCACTGGCCCTCGGCGACTGGAATCTACTGGCGAAGGCAGGTCCTCGTTCTGAACGCCCTACTCTGGTCGTGTGGTGGTTAAACGGCGGCCCCGCCGGCTTGTTCAATAGCGCGGATGCTTTTCTAGCCAATGGCGCATTCGGCGTAACACGAGACAACGTGCGCGGCTTAGGCAACGGGCTTTATGTGGACGCCGGTTCACTGGGGGCGTTGCCCGCCGTGGCTCGGAGCCATATGGCGTCGGTGCATTTTCGGCATGGCCTTTATTCGCACAACGATTCGCGCGTGGCGGTATTGCAATCGGGTTCGCGCAGCCAGCTGCTGCGCTGCGCTGCGGCGATGCCGCACAGCGCGATTCCCTGTGCCGTCGTCAACAACTTGGGCTTTCCGGTGGGTGTCTCCGCAAATCCACCTGTCGAACAAGGTATCGGCGTCGAACGAATCGGAAAACTCGACGACGCGCGTCGCACGCTATCGATCGCGCAATTCAACGATATCCGCGAAGCCTACGGCGCTTTTGGCGCCAACCGCGCGATCGACGATCAACGCTCGACATTCGCTGCAGTGGAAGCGCTCGTGCATGAAGGCGCGAGCGTGATTTACGCACAGCCGGCCTACACCGGCCGCCAGGATCGGCAGTTCGATACGCACCGCGACGATATTGGAAAAATAGCGCGCGAGATCATGGCGCCCATTACCCCCATGCTTGCAACGTTTCTCAGTCGCGTCATGGCGATCCCAGGCCGCAATGTCGTCACGCTGCTGACGGGCGAATTCAGCCGTACGCTACCTGGCGCCGATCACGCCAAAGGCGGTACCGCGACGGTTATCGGCAAGTACGTTAGAACTGGCGCTGTGGGACGCCAGCAAGCCGATGGATCGCCGCCCGCAGATGCGCCTCCGCCCGAAGCGCTCTGGGCATTCGTCGCTTCCGCATTGCGATTGGGAGAAGCCGCGCCATTCGGTATCAATCCACACCCCGGCTTGCTGGTGTAG